From a region of the Calonectris borealis chromosome 2, bCalBor7.hap1.2, whole genome shotgun sequence genome:
- the OTULINL gene encoding inactive ubiquitin thioesterase OTULINL isoform X2 — protein MWQKVKVQLMLSMSFLIAVFWYCRRLYSFLAQLLKRWSNYLQRKLIRNLSVLTEVDLLGYSAREWKGETKQAKHMREAYEELFWNYHIKYLRQVRRDNYCVLRAVLFQIFSQGIPFPSWMRERDILKLPEKLLYSQGCNWIQQYSFGPERYTGPNAFGKLRKCMETLKTNWTEISATKDHEERGNMCNTLFSDESKEHKLYEAIKFIMLYEVVEAYEQIKNREEPIHNLFSLLLARDSSSDPLSFMMNHLNSIGDSICLDQVELFLLGYLLEVKIRVYRLHRFNTEEFQVNYPDEYRREWNEISLLTEDDRYYHIPLFRT, from the exons ATGTGGCAAAAAGTGAAAGTGCAGCTAATGCTAAGCATGTCTTTCCTCATTGCTGTTTTTTGGTATTGCAGAAGGCTATACAGCTTTTTAGCCCAGCTGCTGAAACG GTGGAGCAACTACCTTCAGAGAAAACTCATAA GGAATCTCAGTGTGCTGACAGAAGTTGATCTGCTTGGTTATAGTGCAAGAGaatggaaaggagaaacaaagcaGGCCAAACACATGAGGGAG GCATATGAAGAATTGTTTTGGAACTATCATATCAAATATCTGCGACAAGTCAGGAGGGACAACTACTGTGTACTAAGAGCAGTGCTTTTTCAGATATTCAGCCAAGGCATTCCTTTTCCATCatggatgagagagagagatatattaAAG ctcCCTGAAAAGCTTTTGTATTCTCAAGGTTGCAACTGGATTCAGCAATACAGTTTTGGGCCAGAAAGATACACGGGTCCCAATGCCTTCGGTAAATTGCGCAAATGTATGGAGACATTGAAGACAAAT TGGACTGAAATAAGTGCTACTAAAGATCatgaagaaagaggaaacatGTGTAATACACTCTTTTCTGATGAGAGCAAGGAGCACAAACTATATGAGGCCATAAAGTTCATCATGCTCTACGAAGTTGTCGAAGCCTATGAGCAGATAAAGAACAGGGAAGAACCCATACACAACCTTTTTAGCCTTCTCCTTGCTCGTGATTCTTCATCTGACCCATTGAGTTTCATGATGAATCATCTCAACTCCATAGGTGACTCTATTTGCCTAGACCAG GTTGAACTGTTTCTTCTTGGATACTTACTTGAAGTAAAGATAAGAGTTTACAGACTGCATAGGTTTAATACTGAGGAATTTCAGGTAAACTACCCAGATGAATACCGAAGAGAATGGAATGAAATTTCTCTCCTGACCGAGGACGACCGCTACTATCACATCCCTCTTTTCAGAACGTGA
- the OTULINL gene encoding inactive ubiquitin thioesterase OTULINL isoform X1, with protein sequence MQRRHDRKASKNREQFTEREKQSRINHSKRSVGRHEVRSWTTATKQSLSLMWQKVKVQLMLSMSFLIAVFWYCRRLYSFLAQLLKRWSNYLQRKLIRNLSVLTEVDLLGYSAREWKGETKQAKHMREAYEELFWNYHIKYLRQVRRDNYCVLRAVLFQIFSQGIPFPSWMRERDILKLPEKLLYSQGCNWIQQYSFGPERYTGPNAFGKLRKCMETLKTNWTEISATKDHEERGNMCNTLFSDESKEHKLYEAIKFIMLYEVVEAYEQIKNREEPIHNLFSLLLARDSSSDPLSFMMNHLNSIGDSICLDQVELFLLGYLLEVKIRVYRLHRFNTEEFQVNYPDEYRREWNEISLLTEDDRYYHIPLFRT encoded by the exons GAAGGCATGAGGTGCGGTCCTGGACAACAGCCACCAAGCAATCCTTGTCTCTCATGTGGCAAAAAGTGAAAGTGCAGCTAATGCTAAGCATGTCTTTCCTCATTGCTGTTTTTTGGTATTGCAGAAGGCTATACAGCTTTTTAGCCCAGCTGCTGAAACG GTGGAGCAACTACCTTCAGAGAAAACTCATAA GGAATCTCAGTGTGCTGACAGAAGTTGATCTGCTTGGTTATAGTGCAAGAGaatggaaaggagaaacaaagcaGGCCAAACACATGAGGGAG GCATATGAAGAATTGTTTTGGAACTATCATATCAAATATCTGCGACAAGTCAGGAGGGACAACTACTGTGTACTAAGAGCAGTGCTTTTTCAGATATTCAGCCAAGGCATTCCTTTTCCATCatggatgagagagagagatatattaAAG ctcCCTGAAAAGCTTTTGTATTCTCAAGGTTGCAACTGGATTCAGCAATACAGTTTTGGGCCAGAAAGATACACGGGTCCCAATGCCTTCGGTAAATTGCGCAAATGTATGGAGACATTGAAGACAAAT TGGACTGAAATAAGTGCTACTAAAGATCatgaagaaagaggaaacatGTGTAATACACTCTTTTCTGATGAGAGCAAGGAGCACAAACTATATGAGGCCATAAAGTTCATCATGCTCTACGAAGTTGTCGAAGCCTATGAGCAGATAAAGAACAGGGAAGAACCCATACACAACCTTTTTAGCCTTCTCCTTGCTCGTGATTCTTCATCTGACCCATTGAGTTTCATGATGAATCATCTCAACTCCATAGGTGACTCTATTTGCCTAGACCAG GTTGAACTGTTTCTTCTTGGATACTTACTTGAAGTAAAGATAAGAGTTTACAGACTGCATAGGTTTAATACTGAGGAATTTCAGGTAAACTACCCAGATGAATACCGAAGAGAATGGAATGAAATTTCTCTCCTGACCGAGGACGACCGCTACTATCACATCCCTCTTTTCAGAACGTGA